Proteins from a genomic interval of Medicago truncatula cultivar Jemalong A17 chromosome 3, MtrunA17r5.0-ANR, whole genome shotgun sequence:
- the LOC11411395 gene encoding auxin transporter-like protein 3 has product MTSEKVETVVAGNYLEMEREEEGSKSTTGKLSKFFWHGGSVYDAWFSCASNQVAQVLLTLPYSFSQLGMLSGILFQIFYGLMGSWTAYIISVLYVEYRTRKEREKVDFRNHVIQWFEVLDGLLGKHWRNLGLFFNCTFLLFGSVIQLIACASNIYYINDHLDKRTWTYIFGACCATTVFIPSFHNYRIWSFLGLVMTTYTAWYMTIASILHGQAEDVKHSGPTKLVLYFTGATNILYTFGGHAVTVEIMHAMWKPQKFKMIYLIATLYVMTLTLPSAAAVYWAFGDNLLTHSNALSLLPRTGFRDTAVILMLIHQFITFGFACTPLYFVWEKFLGVHETKSLLKRALVRLPVVIPIWFLAIIFPFFGPINSTVGSLLVSFTVYIIPALAHMVTFASAPARENAVERPPSFLGGWVGLYSVNVFVAVWVLVVGFGLGGWASMLNFVHQIKTFGLFAKCFQCPPHKA; this is encoded by the exons atgacTTCTGAGAAAGTTGAAACTGTTGTTGCTGGAAATTACTTAGAAATGGAAAGGGAAGAGGAAGGTTCTAAGTCCACTACTGGCAAATTATCTAAGTTCTTCTGGCATGGTGGTTCTGTCTATGATGCTTGGTTTAGTTGTGCTTCAAATCAG GTTGCACAAGTGCTATTGACATTGCCATATTCCTTTTCACAATTGGGAATGTTATCTGGAATTctatttcagattttttatgGATTAATGGGAAGTTGGACTGCTTACATTATCAGTGTTCTTTATGTTGAATACAGAActagaaaagaaagagagaaagttgatTTCAGAAACCATGTTATTCAG TGGTTTGAAGTTCTTGATGGACTTTTAGGAAAACACTGGAGGAACCTTGGTCTATTTTTCAACTGCACTTTCCTTTTGTTTGGATCAGTAATTCAGCTAATTGCTTGTGCAAG TAACATATACTACATAAATGACCATTTGGACAAGAGAACTTGGACATACATCTTTGGAGCTTGTTGTGCCACAACAGTTTTCATCCCTTCTTTCCACAATTACAGAATCTGGTCATTTTTAGGCCTAGTGATGACCACTTACACTGCATGGTATATGACCATAGCTTCCATTCTTCATGGACAG GCTGAGGATGTGAAGCACTCTGGTCCAACCAAATTGGTTCTTTACTTCACCGGAGCTACCAACATTCTCTATACCTTTGGTGGACATGCTGTTACAGT GGAAATTATGCATGCAATGTGGAAACCACAGAAGTTTAAGATGATATATCTAATTGCAACTTTGTACGTGATGACCTTAACTTTACCATCAGCAGCTGCAGTATATTGGGCATTTGGGGACAATCTTCTCACTCATTCCAATGCCCTCTCATTGCTCCCTAGGACAGGGTTTAGAGATACAGCTGTCATTCTCATGCTCATTCATCAG TTTATAACATTTGGATTTGCTTGCACTCCTTTATATTTTGTGTGGGAGAAATTTCTTGGAGTACATGAAACCAAAAGTTTGCTCAAAAGGGCATTGGTTAGACTTCCAGTTGTGATTCCAATATGGTTTCTGGCAATAATATTCCCATTCTTTGGCCCTATTAATTCAACTGTTGGATCACTCTTGGTTAGCTTCACTGTTTACATAATTCCTGCTTTGGCACACATGGTCACATTTGCTTCGGCACCAGCTAGAGAG AATGCTGTGGAGAGACCACCATCATTCTTAGGAGGTTGGGTAGGATTATACTCAGTGAATGTGTTTGTGGCAGTATGGGTTTTGGTGGTAGGATTTGGATTAGGAGGATGGGCAAGTATGCTTAATTTCGTACACCAAATTAAAACATTTGGGCTATTTGCTAAGTGCTTTCAGTGTCCTCCTCATAAGGCTTAA